One region of Streptomyces rishiriensis genomic DNA includes:
- a CDS encoding SpoIIE family protein phosphatase gives MVSEGDPARGSAQLDAVFAETVRRTGASIGALYLLTPDEALLRLDALCGAPAEFAAPWTRVSTTAPAPVAVAVREDRMVWVGSQDEMARSYPRTAVALPYPLALVAAPVTSARRWGALLLMWPATRPPYMTGRERGHIAASCGRLARLLEEFVEYGAPPSGDDEPRVVPVGTGRRAGIPEMAVADFAERLPGGSCALSLEGRFTYVSDGAGDLLGCPPGRLLGTIPWESLRWLDEPTYEDSYRAAVISREPISFTACRPPDQWLEFHLYPDDSGISVRIIPSGAQPPPLPAPSRSPGAVTPARAGRLYQLTHLAAGLTEVVGVQDVIALVADQIMPAFGAQGLVLSSADAGRLRITGHRGYDPDTIERLDGLPLDTDFTPAGRALSSGIPSFFADPQEMLRVYPDAPQVSGKRAWAFLPLIISGRPVGCCVLSYDRPHTFPAEERAVLTSIAGLIAQALDRARLYDTKHELAHGLQQALLPRTLARVDGLRVAARYLPATRGMDIGGDFYDLIPLDDSAAAAVIGDVQGHNVAAAALMGQVRTGVHAHAALGTSPDQVLSRTNRLLTDLAPDLFTSCLYAHLDLVRRRVTLASAGHPPPLLRFPDGDTRPAVIPPGPLLGIDPDAVFPLTEIPLTPGLMLAFYTDGLVERPGIDLDESIAHLAHHLGQADDADLDLLIDELLRTAGAAGQRTDDLAVLVLQDEALHAGASD, from the coding sequence GTGGTGAGCGAGGGTGATCCGGCCAGGGGCAGCGCGCAGCTGGACGCCGTCTTCGCCGAGACGGTGCGCCGGACGGGCGCGTCCATCGGCGCCCTCTACCTGCTCACCCCGGACGAGGCGCTGCTGCGGCTGGACGCGCTGTGCGGGGCGCCGGCCGAGTTCGCCGCACCGTGGACGCGGGTCTCGACCACCGCTCCGGCGCCGGTGGCCGTCGCCGTGCGTGAGGACCGCATGGTGTGGGTGGGCAGTCAGGACGAGATGGCCCGCTCCTATCCGCGCACGGCGGTGGCGCTTCCGTACCCGCTGGCGCTGGTCGCCGCGCCGGTCACGAGTGCCCGGCGCTGGGGAGCACTGCTCCTGATGTGGCCGGCCACCCGTCCGCCGTACATGACCGGCCGGGAGCGGGGTCACATCGCGGCCAGTTGCGGGCGCCTGGCCCGGCTGCTGGAGGAATTCGTCGAGTACGGAGCGCCCCCGTCCGGCGACGACGAGCCCCGTGTCGTCCCCGTCGGAACCGGCCGCAGGGCCGGGATCCCGGAGATGGCCGTCGCCGACTTCGCGGAGCGGCTGCCCGGCGGGAGCTGCGCGCTGAGCCTCGAGGGGCGGTTCACCTATGTCAGCGACGGCGCCGGTGACCTGCTGGGCTGCCCACCCGGTCGGCTGCTCGGCACCATCCCGTGGGAGTCCCTGCGCTGGCTCGACGAACCCACTTACGAGGACAGCTACCGCGCCGCGGTGATCAGCCGCGAACCCATCTCCTTCACGGCGTGCCGCCCACCGGACCAGTGGCTGGAGTTCCACCTCTACCCGGACGACAGCGGCATCAGCGTCCGCATCATTCCCAGCGGTGCGCAGCCCCCGCCCCTCCCGGCGCCGAGCCGGTCCCCGGGCGCGGTCACGCCCGCCCGGGCGGGCAGGCTGTACCAGCTCACCCATCTGGCCGCCGGACTGACCGAGGTCGTCGGGGTCCAGGACGTCATCGCCCTGGTCGCCGACCAGATCATGCCGGCTTTCGGCGCCCAGGGCCTGGTCCTGTCAAGCGCCGACGCCGGCCGGCTGCGGATCACCGGGCACCGCGGCTACGACCCCGACACCATCGAGCGCCTCGACGGCCTGCCCCTCGACACCGACTTCACCCCGGCCGGACGCGCCCTCAGCAGCGGCATCCCCTCGTTCTTCGCCGACCCGCAGGAGATGCTCCGTGTCTATCCCGACGCCCCGCAGGTCAGCGGGAAGCGGGCTTGGGCCTTCCTGCCGCTGATCATCTCCGGCCGGCCCGTCGGCTGCTGCGTCCTGTCCTACGACCGCCCCCACACGTTCCCGGCCGAGGAACGCGCCGTCCTGACGTCGATCGCCGGGCTCATCGCCCAGGCCCTCGACCGGGCCCGCCTCTACGACACCAAACACGAACTCGCCCACGGACTCCAGCAGGCACTGCTCCCGCGCACCCTTGCCCGGGTCGACGGCCTGCGGGTGGCCGCCCGCTACCTGCCCGCGACCCGGGGCATGGACATCGGCGGAGACTTCTACGACCTGATCCCGCTCGACGACAGCGCCGCCGCGGCCGTCATCGGCGACGTCCAGGGACACAACGTCGCCGCGGCGGCGCTGATGGGCCAGGTCCGCACCGGCGTCCACGCCCACGCGGCCCTGGGCACATCCCCCGACCAGGTCCTCTCCAGAACCAACCGGCTCCTCACCGACCTAGCCCCCGACCTTTTCACCAGCTGCCTCTACGCCCACCTCGACCTCGTCCGCCGACGCGTCACGTTGGCCAGCGCCGGCCACCCGCCGCCCCTGCTGCGCTTCCCCGACGGCGACACCCGACCCGCCGTGATCCCACCCGGCCCGCTCCTCGGAATCGACCCCGACGCCGTCTTTCCGCTGACCGAGATCCCGCTCACCCCGGGCCTGATGCTCGCCTTCTACACCGACGGCCTCGTCGAAAGACCCGGCATCGACCTCGACGAGTCCATCGCCCACCTCGCGCACCACCTCGGCCAGGCCGACGACGCGGATCTGGACCTGCTCATCGACGAGCTGCTCAGGACGGCCGGTGCGGCCGGCCAACGCACCGACGACCTCGCGGTCCTGGTGCTGCAGGACGAAGCACTGCACGCCGGTGCGAGCGACTGA
- a CDS encoding SDR family oxidoreductase, translating into MARTRAPRAAGKVAGYRRSSVPSTPDPERATPVALITGSDSGIGRATAVRLAEAGLDIGVTWHRDRSGAQRTADEVRRAGRRAEIEQLDLTRLPEAADAVDRLAERLGRLDVLVNNSGTGTMTPFLELDLATVREVVDVDLVGPFLCSQRAARHMIAQGDGGRIVNVTSVHEHQPRVGAAPYCAAKGGLGLLTQVMALELAEYGITVNSVAPGEIATPMTGQEDTDVTAERRPGVPLGRPGDAREVAAVIAFLASPDASYVTGASWAVDGGMLRMGPQAGSHLPDDAWRRP; encoded by the coding sequence ATGGCACGGACAAGGGCGCCCAGGGCGGCGGGGAAGGTGGCGGGGTACCGCCGGAGCAGCGTGCCGAGCACCCCTGACCCGGAGCGCGCCACTCCCGTCGCGCTGATCACCGGATCCGATTCCGGGATCGGCAGGGCCACCGCGGTCCGGCTGGCCGAAGCCGGCCTGGACATCGGCGTCACCTGGCACCGCGACCGGTCGGGGGCGCAGCGCACGGCGGACGAAGTGCGAAGGGCGGGGCGCCGCGCCGAGATCGAGCAGCTGGACCTCACCCGTCTGCCGGAGGCCGCCGACGCCGTGGACCGCCTGGCCGAGCGGCTCGGCAGGCTCGACGTGCTGGTCAACAACTCGGGGACCGGCACCATGACGCCGTTCCTGGAGTTGGACCTCGCCACCGTGCGCGAGGTCGTCGACGTCGATCTGGTGGGGCCCTTCCTGTGCTCTCAGCGCGCTGCCCGCCACATGATCGCGCAAGGTGACGGCGGCCGGATCGTCAACGTCACCAGCGTCCACGAGCATCAGCCGCGTGTGGGGGCGGCCCCGTACTGCGCCGCCAAGGGCGGTCTCGGGCTGCTCACCCAGGTCATGGCGCTCGAACTGGCCGAGTACGGGATCACCGTCAATTCAGTCGCTCCCGGTGAGATCGCCACGCCGATGACCGGCCAGGAGGACACCGACGTCACCGCCGAGCGGCGGCCCGGTGTGCCGTTGGGGCGGCCCGGAGACGCCCGCGAGGTCGCGGCCGTGATCGCGTTCCTCGCGAGTCCCGACGCCTCCTACGTCACGGGCGCGTCGTGGGCGGTCGATGGTGGCATGCTGCGGATGGGCCCGCAGGCCGGCAGCCACCTCCCCGACGACGCCTGGAGACGCCCGTGA
- a CDS encoding thiamine pyrophosphate-requiring protein, protein MASTKVSDYILQRLRDWDVDHVFAYAGDGINGLLAAWGRAENKPKFVQARHEEMSAFQAVGYAKFSGKVGVCAATSGPGAIHLLNGLYDAKLDHVPVVALVGQTNRSAMGGSYQQEVDLHSLYQDVASEFCETAMVPEQLPNLIDRALRTAYAKRTVTAIILPADVQELDYSPPTHAFKMVPSSLGLSRYAPVPADEDIERAAEVLNAGEKVAVLIGQGARGARAEVEQLADVLGAGVAKALLGKDVLPDDLPYVTGSIGLLGTRPSYELMQECDTLLMIGSSFPYTQFMPELDQARAVQIDIDPHMIGLRYPFEVNLVGDSRETLRRLLPLLRRKEERAWREKVEKNVSRWWEVMQRRAAVDADPINPEYVVHALDGKLPDDVILTADSGSAANWYARHLRLRGHMRGSLSGTLATMGPGVPYAIGAKFAHPDRPAIALVGDGAMQMNGMMEMVTAAKYRHEWSDPRLIVAVLNNGDLNQVTWEMRAMSGAPQFEESQAIPDLPYAEIARRIGLDGVRVEKPEQVEAAWDRALAADRPFVIDFRTDPAVPPIPPHASLDQIEAAASAILHGDSDRGSMVRQGLKAKVQEMLPGRRHRDDRPGAGPHDSTERNN, encoded by the coding sequence ATGGCGAGCACGAAGGTGTCCGACTACATCCTCCAGCGGCTGCGTGACTGGGATGTGGACCATGTCTTCGCCTACGCCGGCGACGGCATCAACGGGCTGCTGGCGGCCTGGGGACGAGCCGAGAACAAGCCGAAGTTCGTCCAGGCGCGGCACGAGGAGATGTCGGCCTTCCAGGCGGTGGGGTACGCCAAGTTCTCCGGGAAGGTGGGGGTGTGCGCGGCCACCTCGGGGCCGGGGGCGATCCATCTGCTGAACGGGCTCTACGACGCCAAACTGGACCACGTCCCCGTGGTGGCCCTGGTCGGGCAGACCAACCGCAGTGCCATGGGCGGCTCGTACCAGCAGGAAGTGGATCTCCACAGCCTGTACCAGGACGTCGCCTCGGAGTTCTGCGAGACGGCGATGGTGCCGGAGCAGCTGCCGAACCTCATCGACCGCGCCCTGCGGACCGCGTACGCCAAGCGGACCGTCACCGCGATCATCCTGCCCGCCGACGTGCAGGAGCTGGACTACAGCCCGCCGACCCACGCCTTCAAGATGGTGCCCTCCAGCCTGGGGCTGAGCCGCTACGCGCCGGTGCCCGCCGACGAGGACATCGAGCGGGCGGCCGAGGTGCTGAACGCCGGCGAGAAGGTCGCCGTGCTGATCGGGCAGGGCGCCCGCGGTGCGCGCGCCGAGGTGGAACAGCTCGCGGACGTACTCGGCGCGGGGGTGGCGAAGGCCCTGCTGGGCAAGGACGTCCTGCCGGACGACCTGCCCTATGTGACCGGGTCCATCGGGCTGCTCGGGACCCGCCCCTCGTACGAGCTCATGCAGGAGTGCGACACCCTGCTGATGATCGGCTCCAGCTTCCCGTACACGCAGTTCATGCCGGAACTCGACCAGGCCCGCGCGGTGCAGATCGACATCGACCCGCACATGATCGGCCTGCGGTACCCCTTCGAGGTGAACCTGGTCGGCGACTCCCGTGAGACGCTCCGGCGCCTGCTGCCGCTGCTGCGCCGCAAGGAGGAGCGCGCCTGGCGGGAGAAGGTCGAGAAGAACGTCTCCCGCTGGTGGGAGGTCATGCAGCGGCGGGCCGCCGTGGACGCCGATCCGATCAATCCCGAGTACGTGGTGCACGCCTTGGACGGCAAGCTGCCCGACGACGTCATCCTCACCGCGGACTCGGGTTCCGCCGCCAACTGGTACGCCCGTCACCTGCGGCTGCGCGGTCACATGCGCGGCTCGCTGTCCGGCACACTGGCGACCATGGGTCCGGGCGTGCCGTACGCCATCGGCGCGAAGTTCGCCCATCCCGACCGGCCGGCCATCGCGCTGGTGGGTGATGGGGCGATGCAGATGAACGGCATGATGGAGATGGTCACCGCCGCGAAGTACCGGCACGAGTGGTCCGATCCGCGGCTGATCGTGGCGGTGCTGAACAACGGGGACCTCAACCAGGTCACCTGGGAGATGCGGGCCATGTCCGGCGCCCCGCAGTTCGAGGAGTCGCAGGCCATCCCGGATCTGCCCTATGCGGAGATCGCCCGGCGCATCGGTCTGGACGGCGTCCGGGTGGAGAAGCCCGAGCAGGTCGAGGCGGCCTGGGACCGGGCGCTCGCCGCCGACCGGCCCTTCGTCATCGACTTCCGCACCGACCCGGCCGTCCCGCCGATCCCGCCGCACGCGTCCCTGGACCAGATCGAGGCCGCCGCGTCCGCGATCCTGCACGGTGACAGCGACCGGGGCTCCATGGTCAGGCAGGGCCTGAAGGCCAAGGTGCAGGAGATGCTGCCGGGCCGCCGGCACCGCGACGACCGCCCGGGCGCCGGGCCTCACGACAGCACCGAACGGAACAACTGA
- a CDS encoding nuclear transport factor 2 family protein: MTTSPTAVVEAAFQHYRSQNRGAALALYAEGFTFTSPQDDHLDKATFFERCFPTAHRMKEQRLLHVVPVDEELVLVHYEYVIMTGDRHRNVEAITVRDGLIQEVQVFFGGKV, encoded by the coding sequence ATGACCACCAGTCCGACGGCCGTCGTGGAAGCGGCGTTTCAGCACTACAGGTCACAGAACCGCGGCGCCGCCCTCGCTCTCTACGCCGAGGGGTTCACGTTCACCAGCCCGCAGGACGATCACCTCGACAAGGCGACGTTCTTCGAGCGGTGTTTCCCGACCGCCCACCGGATGAAGGAGCAGCGCCTGCTGCACGTCGTCCCCGTGGACGAGGAACTCGTCCTCGTCCATTACGAGTACGTGATCATGACGGGCGACAGGCACCGCAACGTGGAGGCGATCACTGTCCGGGACGGGCTCATCCAGGAGGTGCAGGTCTTCTTCGGCGGCAAGGTGTGA
- a CDS encoding CAP domain-containing protein, which yields MACTDWQDSGGHRLHSAENDTAADWRSAGHGDRSLGWNGAGYSEPGSAASQTPATPVGTPKATAPKPKAKTKAKPAAKAAKPSSTPKPAASAAATPTSPPSPSTPKASAPASGTSARIVQLVNAERGKVGCSPVTLNAVLTKAAQAHSADMAAHQNMSHTGSDGSSPGDRITRAGYVWSTYGENVAYGYSTPEQVMAGWMSSPGHKANILNCAFKEIGVGLAQSGSYWTQDFATAR from the coding sequence TTGGCCTGTACCGACTGGCAGGACAGCGGCGGACATCGGCTTCACAGCGCCGAGAACGACACTGCCGCGGACTGGAGGAGCGCCGGGCACGGCGACCGGAGCCTCGGCTGGAACGGCGCCGGATACAGCGAACCCGGTTCGGCGGCATCGCAGACGCCGGCCACCCCGGTGGGCACTCCGAAGGCCACCGCGCCGAAGCCGAAGGCCAAAACCAAGGCCAAGCCGGCGGCCAAGGCCGCCAAACCTTCGAGCACTCCGAAGCCCGCCGCCTCCGCCGCCGCGACCCCCACGTCTCCCCCGTCCCCCAGCACCCCGAAGGCCTCCGCCCCGGCCTCCGGAACCAGCGCTCGCATCGTGCAACTCGTCAACGCCGAGCGCGGCAAGGTCGGTTGCTCGCCGGTGACGCTGAACGCGGTCCTGACCAAGGCCGCACAGGCACACAGCGCGGACATGGCAGCCCACCAGAACATGTCCCATACCGGGTCCGACGGGTCGTCCCCCGGCGACCGGATCACGCGCGCCGGCTACGTGTGGAGCACCTACGGCGAGAACGTCGCCTACGGCTACTCCACACCCGAGCAGGTCATGGCGGGCTGGATGTCCAGCCCCGGCCACAAGGCGAACATCCTCAACTGCGCGTTCAAGGAGATCGGCGTCGGGCTGGCGCAGTCCGGCAGTTACTGGACCCAGGACTTCGCCACGGCACGATAG
- a CDS encoding glycoside hydrolase family 43 protein, with protein sequence MAYFDNPVIPGFSPDPSICRAGDDYYVATSSFEYVPGVPIWHSRDLVHWRLIGHALGRPAQLELPDTAPSSTGVYAPTLRHHDGLFWLITTVVAGAGNVLVTAEDPAGPWSDPVPVGVPGIDPDLAWEEDGTCWCVFSCDGIHGVRIDPKTGELLGEPVAMWSGSGLQYPEGPHVYRIGDWWYLLLSEGGTERGHAMSVARARTLPGPFEPHPANPVLSHRSTGHPVQNTGHGDLVQAQDGTWWMVLLGTRPRGDTPMYHGMGRETFLAPVRWEDEWPLPGPLELRAQAPALPPHPWPSSPERDDFDSPALAPCWVSLRRHDPEAARLDERSGHLVLHARADSLDKPGAHFVGRRQRDADCIARTPADIAEDGRGGLAVRLDEAHHYAVERTDGVVRAVARIGPLRHAIGERAVPAGPVTLRIDVTTVDVLPPTVTSRGTGPEAAPPPGLRVGGPDTLRLGYETEGGDFEILAELDGRYLTTEVAGGFTGRVFGMYATRGSVAFDWFELRAA encoded by the coding sequence ATGGCGTACTTCGACAATCCCGTGATCCCCGGTTTCAGCCCGGACCCGAGCATCTGCCGGGCCGGTGACGACTACTACGTGGCGACGTCCAGCTTCGAGTACGTGCCGGGCGTGCCGATCTGGCACAGCCGCGACCTCGTCCACTGGCGGCTGATCGGGCACGCCCTGGGCCGGCCCGCGCAGTTGGAACTGCCCGACACCGCGCCTTCCTCCACGGGGGTGTACGCACCCACGCTGCGCCACCACGACGGCTTGTTCTGGCTGATCACGACCGTGGTGGCCGGGGCGGGCAACGTTCTCGTGACCGCCGAGGACCCCGCCGGACCGTGGTCGGACCCGGTGCCGGTCGGCGTGCCCGGAATCGACCCGGACCTGGCGTGGGAGGAGGACGGGACCTGTTGGTGCGTGTTCTCCTGCGACGGGATCCACGGAGTCCGTATCGATCCGAAGACCGGTGAACTGCTGGGTGAGCCGGTTGCGATGTGGTCGGGCAGCGGGCTCCAGTACCCCGAGGGCCCGCACGTGTACCGGATCGGCGACTGGTGGTACCTGTTGCTGTCGGAAGGCGGCACGGAACGCGGGCACGCGATGTCGGTGGCCCGGGCGCGTACGCTCCCGGGACCCTTCGAACCGCACCCGGCCAACCCCGTGCTGTCCCACCGCAGCACTGGTCATCCGGTGCAGAACACCGGCCACGGCGATCTGGTGCAGGCGCAGGACGGCACATGGTGGATGGTGCTGCTGGGCACCCGGCCGCGCGGCGACACACCGATGTATCACGGCATGGGCCGGGAGACGTTCCTGGCACCGGTGCGGTGGGAGGACGAGTGGCCGCTGCCCGGCCCGCTGGAACTGCGGGCCCAGGCTCCCGCGCTGCCACCGCATCCCTGGCCGTCATCACCCGAGCGTGACGACTTCGACTCCCCCGCGCTCGCGCCGTGCTGGGTGTCGCTGCGAAGGCACGACCCGGAGGCCGCCCGCCTCGACGAACGGAGCGGCCACCTCGTTCTGCACGCCCGGGCGGACAGCCTGGACAAGCCCGGCGCTCACTTCGTGGGACGGCGCCAGCGCGACGCCGACTGCATCGCGCGCACGCCGGCCGACATCGCCGAGGACGGCCGGGGCGGGCTCGCCGTGCGGCTGGACGAGGCGCACCACTACGCGGTGGAGCGGACGGACGGAGTCGTCCGCGCCGTCGCCAGGATCGGTCCGCTGCGCCACGCCATCGGCGAACGGGCCGTACCGGCCGGTCCGGTGACCCTGCGCATCGACGTCACGACCGTCGACGTCCTGCCGCCGACGGTCACGTCTCGGGGCACGGGCCCGGAGGCGGCTCCCCCGCCCGGTCTCCGGGTCGGCGGCCCCGACACCCTCCGACTGGGGTACGAGACGGAGGGCGGCGACTTCGAGATCCTCGCCGAGCTCGACGGCCGCTATCTGACGACCGAGGTCGCGGGCGGCTTCACCGGCCGCGTCTTCGGCATGTATGCGACGCGGGGCAGTGTGGCCTTCGACTGGTTCGAACTGCGGGCCGCCTGA
- a CDS encoding acyl-CoA dehydrogenase — translation MDENTELLTRQWHFPDLADEAALARLWGLAAARGWFDSGSLAATVALVRATGAAACPLPVMDGFVATGLLATAPQITAGIAAGDIRILVAVTDPATGTVPFMAAGTAASHVLALPSGGGRASLRPVEFAVPQPGLASPAWARLHLGGPEADVDVGPEQAGRALTLLRLGLAVRAMAAARQTHDRSVAHAKVRRQFGRAIGGFGAVQQRTATREIELVAGELLIEDAVRRLGADAPDGVLATELAVSHATAVASRIQLSAHHTLGAGGYFEEHDAPWLFRRVHADLALLPTCPPPNGTVADLLIGPATGLPVVGSTSRAAAVREEARSFCAAHRSRVRLLGKGDDPGLVAEMAARKWFGMTWPAADGGRDAPLIEQLAVQDETAYHQLPVAIAMAAVSVIGAPIVKYGTAGQKARYLPRILDGELTFCLGYSEPEAGSDLASLTTTAIRDGDDWVINGTKAWIGNAHAAEYIWLAVRTDVDAKLPLAGISMFMVPMATAGITTEPHQALSGQICCTVRFDDVRVSDCARVGPVNRGWQVITDTLTGERLLLAGELAGMSRRQFDELLAAVRADPDGVAGPSGSDKRARLSCLAVQVQAVNLLLTEAAGRAGSGAAHTARLASSMAGVLAAEVAEQLSRDVLEILGPAAALDAPDAPGAGIFEQGLRLSVLAFLGGGTNDVQRGLIARGLGLS, via the coding sequence GTGGATGAGAACACCGAACTGCTGACCCGGCAGTGGCATTTCCCCGACCTGGCCGACGAGGCCGCTCTGGCCCGGCTGTGGGGACTGGCCGCGGCCCGGGGCTGGTTCGACTCCGGGAGCCTGGCCGCCACCGTCGCGCTGGTCCGGGCCACCGGGGCGGCCGCCTGCCCGCTGCCCGTCATGGACGGCTTCGTCGCCACGGGCCTGCTGGCGACGGCCCCGCAGATCACGGCCGGCATCGCGGCCGGGGACATCCGGATCCTGGTGGCGGTGACGGACCCGGCGACCGGGACGGTGCCCTTCATGGCGGCCGGGACGGCCGCCTCGCACGTCCTCGCCCTGCCGTCCGGGGGCGGCCGCGCATCGCTGCGGCCCGTGGAGTTCGCCGTCCCGCAGCCCGGGCTGGCGTCACCCGCCTGGGCCCGGCTGCACCTGGGCGGACCGGAGGCCGACGTCGACGTCGGTCCGGAGCAGGCCGGCCGGGCGCTCACCCTGCTCAGGCTGGGCCTGGCGGTACGGGCGATGGCCGCCGCACGGCAGACGCACGACCGATCCGTCGCCCACGCGAAGGTACGCCGGCAGTTCGGCCGGGCGATCGGCGGGTTCGGCGCGGTCCAGCAGCGCACTGCGACACGGGAGATCGAACTCGTCGCGGGCGAACTTCTCATCGAGGATGCCGTCCGCAGACTGGGCGCCGACGCACCGGACGGTGTCCTCGCCACGGAACTCGCGGTGTCCCACGCGACGGCCGTCGCGTCGCGCATCCAACTGAGCGCCCATCACACCCTCGGCGCCGGCGGGTACTTCGAGGAACACGACGCCCCCTGGCTCTTCCGCCGGGTCCATGCAGACCTCGCGCTGCTGCCGACCTGTCCGCCACCGAACGGAACCGTCGCCGACCTCCTGATCGGGCCCGCGACCGGCTTGCCCGTCGTGGGCTCCACCTCGCGGGCGGCGGCGGTGCGGGAAGAGGCCCGCTCCTTCTGCGCCGCGCACCGCAGCCGGGTGAGGCTGCTCGGCAAGGGGGACGACCCCGGCCTGGTGGCGGAGATGGCGGCACGGAAGTGGTTCGGAATGACCTGGCCCGCCGCCGACGGCGGCCGCGACGCGCCCCTCATCGAGCAGCTCGCGGTGCAGGACGAGACCGCCTACCACCAGCTGCCGGTCGCCATCGCGATGGCCGCCGTCTCGGTGATCGGCGCCCCCATCGTCAAGTACGGCACGGCCGGGCAGAAGGCGCGGTATCTGCCCCGGATCCTGGACGGAGAACTCACCTTCTGCCTCGGCTACAGCGAGCCCGAGGCGGGCTCCGACCTCGCGTCGCTGACCACGACCGCGATCCGGGACGGGGACGACTGGGTGATCAACGGGACCAAGGCCTGGATCGGCAACGCCCACGCCGCTGAGTACATCTGGCTCGCCGTACGCACGGACGTGGACGCGAAGCTTCCACTGGCCGGGATCAGCATGTTCATGGTCCCGATGGCGACCGCGGGGATCACGACGGAACCGCACCAGGCCCTGTCCGGGCAGATCTGCTGCACGGTGCGCTTCGACGACGTCCGGGTGAGCGACTGCGCCCGCGTGGGCCCGGTCAACCGCGGTTGGCAGGTCATCACGGACACCCTCACCGGCGAACGGCTGCTGCTGGCCGGCGAGCTCGCCGGCATGTCCCGTCGGCAGTTCGACGAACTGCTGGCAGCCGTCCGTGCCGATCCGGACGGCGTGGCCGGCCCGTCCGGATCGGACAAGCGAGCCAGGCTGAGCTGTCTGGCCGTCCAGGTCCAGGCGGTGAACCTGCTGCTGACCGAGGCGGCCGGGAGAGCCGGATCCGGCGCCGCGCACACCGCACGCCTCGCCTCGTCGATGGCCGGCGTACTGGCCGCGGAGGTGGCGGAGCAGCTCAGCCGCGACGTCCTGGAGATCCTCGGCCCCGCGGCGGCCCTCGACGCGCCCGACGCCCCCGGCGCGGGCATCTTCGAGCAGGGCCTGCGCCTGTCCGTCCTCGCCTTTCTCGGCGGCGGAACCAACGACGTGCAGCGCGGGTTGATCGCCCGCGGCCTCGGTCTCAGCTGA
- a CDS encoding thioesterase II family protein, with protein MGNTGSDSWVRVYRQVPGGSRLFCFPHAGGAASYFHPWSRSAPGDVEVLALQYPGRQDRAGEPHVRTIADLADRIHAAIRPLLAEPFAFFGHSMGAILAFEVACRIAREQGTGPAHLFVSGRRAPSLVRHEELHRAGTSALVAEMRALGGTDPRVLADEELLDLVLPTIRADYTAIETYRFDSAPPLSCDITAMVGDGDPKASVDDAAAWSRHTLGRFDLRIFPGDHFYLEDCRAGVLDVIASVLSRARQDAGRG; from the coding sequence GTGGGAAATACCGGCAGCGACAGCTGGGTCCGCGTCTACCGTCAGGTGCCGGGGGGTTCACGTCTGTTCTGTTTCCCCCACGCGGGCGGCGCCGCGAGCTATTTCCATCCGTGGTCGAGGTCGGCGCCCGGGGACGTCGAGGTGCTGGCGCTGCAGTACCCGGGCCGACAGGACCGGGCCGGCGAGCCCCACGTCCGCACGATCGCCGATCTGGCCGACCGGATCCACGCGGCGATCCGACCGCTGCTCGCGGAGCCGTTCGCGTTCTTCGGCCACAGCATGGGAGCGATCCTCGCGTTCGAGGTGGCGTGCCGGATCGCCCGGGAGCAGGGGACCGGACCGGCGCATCTGTTCGTCTCCGGCCGGCGGGCTCCCTCTCTCGTCCGGCACGAGGAGCTGCACCGGGCCGGCACGTCCGCACTCGTCGCAGAGATGCGCGCCCTGGGCGGCACGGACCCGCGCGTGCTGGCGGACGAGGAACTGCTCGATCTCGTCCTGCCGACGATCCGTGCCGACTACACGGCCATAGAGACGTATCGGTTCGACTCCGCGCCTCCGCTGTCGTGCGACATCACCGCGATGGTCGGCGACGGAGACCCGAAGGCGTCCGTCGACGACGCGGCGGCCTGGTCGCGGCACACCCTCGGCCGTTTCGATCTGCGGATCTTCCCCGGCGACCACTTCTACCTGGAGGACTGCCGGGCCGGGGTGCTCGATGTGATCGCGTCCGTGCTCTCCCGGGCACGGCAGGACGCGGGTCGCGGCTAG